Proteins from a genomic interval of Lolium perenne isolate Kyuss_39 chromosome 1, Kyuss_2.0, whole genome shotgun sequence:
- the LOC127295005 gene encoding pectinesterase inhibitor 9, with protein MQVTTMAPPRTSTATSLLVFVLTATAAASTFPTSAAASPPPPKVPPPAKAPPPPPPPCAAPPSVAAFLLARCATTLYRATCYDTLIPYGCAFGTNPVRLARTATDVGAAQLRTLSALAKDAVARGQPQQGVAYYALRDCASTVSSAARLSKQSAAELARLDAAGGNATVTQVRWAISNAQTWLSAAMSNEVTCAEGLAPWGGASPAAKALVDGAVDAMQSTSVALTMVNGMPR; from the coding sequence ATGCAAGTCACAACAATGGCGCCCCCTCGCACGAGCACCGCCACCTCCCTCCTCGTCTTCGTCCTCACCGCCACGGCTGCCGCGTCTACGTTTCCAACCAGCGCGGCCGCCTCCCCGCCGCCACCAAAGGTACCGCCGCCAGCAAAGGCACCGCCGCCACCCCCGCCACCGTGCGCCGCGCCCCCGTCGGTCGCAGCGTTCCTCCTCGCGCGGTGCGCCACCACGCTGTACCGAGCGACTTGCTACGACACCCTCATCCCCTACGGCTGCGCGTTCGGGACGAATCCCGTCAGGCTCGCCCGCACGGCCACCGACGTCGGCGCGGCCCAGCTCCGCACCCTCTCGGCGCTCGCCAAGGACGCCGTCGCGCGTGGCCAGCCGCAACAGGGAGTTGCCTACTACGCGCTGCGCGACTGCGCGAGCACGGTCTCGTCAGCGGCGAGGCTGTCCAAGCAGTCGGCGGCCGAGCTCGCCAGGCTCGACGCGGCGGGAGGCAACGCGACCGTGACGCAGGTCAGGTGGGCGATCTCCAACGCGCAGACGTGGCTCAGCGCGGCCATGAGCAACGAGGTCACCTGCGCAGAAGGGCTCGCTCCATGGGGTGGCGCCTCCCCCGCCGCTAAGGCGCTTGTTGACGGGGCGGTGGACGCCATGCAGAGCACCAGCGTCGCCCTCACGATGGTCAATGGCATGCCGCGCTGA